The Drosophila biarmipes strain raj3 chromosome 2L, RU_DBia_V1.1, whole genome shotgun sequence genome has a window encoding:
- the LOC108033314 gene encoding glutamate receptor ionotropic, kainate 2, whose protein sequence is MDLVFLTHILLIVAPAVADRNQFMVGSIFTSDKDESEIAFRTAVDRANILERNIELVPIVMYANTDDSFIMEKMVCNLISQGVIAIFGPSTGSSSDIIASICDTLDIPHIVYDWIPNESIPDREHSSMTLNVHPDNLLLSQGLAEIVQSFGWRSFTVVYETDRELQQLQDILQIGEPSSNPTTVKQLGPDEDHRPFLKEIKLSTDNCLVLHCAPDNLLKILEQANELKMLGEYQSVFIPLLDTHSIDFGDLSGVDANITMVRIMDPTDFHVKNVVHDWEEREKREGRYFKVEPARVKTQMILINDAVWLFSKGLTELGIFEELTAPELECRRKKPWPFGKRIIEFMKARSEETATGRIDFNENGQRSFFTLRFMELNSDGFLDLATWDPVNGLDVLGDEEESEKRVGQKLSNKTFIVSSRLGAPFLTLREPEEGEILRGNARYEGYSIDLIDEIAKMLNFKYEFRMSPDGKYGALNKVTQTWDGIVRQLIDGNADLGICDLTMTSSRRQAVDFTPPFMTLGISILFSKPPTPPTDLFSFLSPFSLDVWIYMGSAYLFISLLLFALARMAPDDWENPHPCKEPEEVENIWSIMNTTWLSIGSLMGQGCDILPKAASTRLVTGMWWFFALMMLNSYTANLAAFLTNSRQGNSISSAEDLAAQNKIKYGAMAGGSTMGFFRDSNFSTYQKMWTAMESASPSVFTKTNDEGVERVQKGKNLYAFMMESTTLEYNVERKCDLVQIGGWLDYKSYGIAMPFNSPYRKQISGAVLKLGELGQLAELKRKWWKEMHGGGNCEKSDDEGGDTPELGLENVGGVFLVLGLGLFAAMVLGCTEFLWNVKSVAIEEKISLKDAFKSEALFAAQIWITTKPVHSSGSGGSSSSSSSSSRTKHSSKSQGLSMRSLKSSGDHDVEASVHSKLKKIGSMFSLKSQKTSTPPPPEIGWKLDKSTQMDDNEVPTPEAKPELNPEEEPEQPQHRRHHHHHHHRHHHHHQREDQEHDGEE, encoded by the exons ATGGATTTGGTTTTTCTCACTCATATCCTACTGATTGTGGCCCCAGCAGTCGCTGATAGAAATCAGTTCATGGTGG GCAGCATCTTTACATCAGACAAAGATGAATCGGAAATCGCATTCCGAACCGCGGTGGACCGTGCGAATATATTGGAGCGGAACATAGAACTCGTTCCAATTGTTATGTATGCCAACACGGATGACAGTTTCATCATGGAAAAAATGG TATGCAACTTGATTTCGCAAGGAGTAATTGCCATTTTCGGTCCCAGTACTGGCAGCAGTTCTG ACATAATTGCCTCCATTTGCGACACACTGGATATACCCCACATAGTGTATGACTGGATACCCAACGAATCCATACCAGATCGAGAGCACTCCTCAATGACCCTTAATGTTCACCCCGATAACCTCTTGTTATCCCAGGGACTGGCAGAAATTGTCCAGAGCTTTGGCTGGCGTAGCTTCACAGTTGTCTATGAAACGGATAGAG AGCTTCAGCAACTTCAGGACATTTTGCAAATCGGTGAGCCGAGCAGCAATCCCACCACAGTAAAACAACTGGGCCCAGATGAGGATCACAGACCTTTTCTCAAGGAAATCAAACTATCCACTGACAACTGCCTGGTGCTGCACTGTGCCCCAGATAATCTTCTGAAAATATTGGAACAAGCCAATGAGCTGAAAATGTTGGGCGAATATCAG agCGTTTTCATACCGCTTCTGGACACCCATTCAATCGACTTTGGCGATCTTTCTGGTGTGGATGCCAACATCACCATGGTGCGAATAATGGATCCCACCGATTTCCATGTCAAAAACGTTGTGCACGACTGGGAGGAGCGCGAGAAACGCGAGGGTCGGTACTTCAAAGTCGAGCCAGCTCGGGTGAAGACTCAGATGATACTGATCAACGACGCCGTTTGGCTGTTTTCCAAAGGACTAACTGAGCTCGGCATTTTCGAGGAGCTCACTGCCCCCGAACTGGAGTGTAGGCGAAAGAAACCCTGGCCATTTGGAAAACGCATTATTGAATTCATGAAAGCT CGCTCCGAGGAGACAGCCACGGGCCGAATCGACTTCAATGAGAATGGACAAAGAAGCTTCTTCACGCTGCGGTTCATGGAGTTAAACTCTGACGGCTTTTTGGATTTAGCCACTTGGGATCCGGTGAACGGCTTAGATGTGCTCGGTGACGAGGAGGAGAGCGAGAAAAGAGTGGGTCAAAAGCTGTCCAACAAAACGTTCATAGTGTCCTCCCGCCTGGGAGCCCCGTTTCTTACACTCCGAGAGCCTGAGGAAGGGGAGATCCTGAGGGGGAACGCCCGGTACGAGGGCTACTCCATAGACTTGATCGACGAAATCGCCAAAATGCTGAATTTCAAGTACGAATTCCGAATGTCGCCTGACGGCAAGTATGGAGCTCTTAACAAGGTGACCCAAACTTGGGATGGTATCGTAAGGCAGCTTATTGATGGG AACGCCGATCTGGGCATCTGCGACTTGACAATGACATCTTCCCGACGCCAGGCCGTTGACTTCACACCCCCTTTTATGACCCTGGGAATCAGCATATTGTTTTCTAAGCCTCCCACTCCGCCCACCGATCTGTTCTCGTTTCTGTCTCCGTTCTCGTTGGATGTGTGGATCTACATGGGATCTGCGTACCTGTTCATTTCCCTGCTGCTCTTCGCACTGGCTAGAATGGCGCCCGACGACTGGGAAAATCCCCATCCCTGCAAGGAGCCCGAGGAAGTGGAGAACATATGGTCTATAATGAACACCACCTGGCTTTCGATCGGCTCATTGATGGGACAGGGCTGTGACATTTTGCCGAA gGCTGCCTCAACCCGTTTGGTCACCGGCATGTGGTGGTTCTTCGCTCTAATGATGCTGAACTCCTACACAGCCAACTTGGCTGCCTTCCTGACCAACTCCCGCCAGGGGAATTCCATCAGCAGCGCCGAGGACCTGGCTGCCCAGAACAAAATAAAGTACGGCGCCATGGCCGGTGGTTCCACAATGGGCTTTTTTCGGGACTCAAACTTCAGCACCTACCAAAAGATGTGGACCGCCATGGAAAGCGCAAGTCCCTCGGTTTTCACAAAAACCAACGACGAGGGAGTCGAGAGGGTGCAGAAGGGCAAGAATCTGTATGCCTTCATGATGGAGTCCACCACCTTGGAGTACAACGTGGAGCGCAAGTGCGATCTGGTGCAGATCGGCGGATGGCTGGACTACAAAAGCTACGGCATCGCTATGCCCTTCA ATTCCCCATatcgcaaacaaatcagtGGGGCAGTATTGAAGTTGGGTGAGCTGGGACAGCTGGCGGAACTCAAGAGAAAGTGGTGGAAGGAGATGCATGGCGGGGGGAACTGCGAGAAAAGCGACGACGAAGGCGGAGACACCCCCGAACTGGGATTGGAGAACGTGGGTGGCGTCTTCCTGGTGCTGGGACTCGGTTTGTTTGCAGCCATGGTGCTTGGATGTACGGAATTCCTGTGGAACGTTAAGTCGGTGGCTATTGAAGAGAAG ATTTCGCTAAAAGACGCCTTTAAATCAGAGGCCTTGTTTGCGGCCCAAATTTGGATAACTACAAAGCCAGTACACAGTTCTGGCTCGGGCGGCTCTTCCTCGTCCAGTTCCTCTTCCAGCCGTACCAAGCACTCTTCAAAGTCGCAGGGCTTGTCTATGAGAAGTCTCAAGAGCTCTGGGGACCACGACGTAGAGGCCTCGGTTCACAGCAAACTGAAGAAAATTGGATCCATGTTCTCACTGAAATCCCAGAAGACAAGCACTCCGCCGCCGCCAGAGATCGGCTGGAAACTGGACAAGTCAACGCAAATGGATGATAACGAAGTACCAACTCCCGAGGCGAAACCCGAATTGAATCCGGAGGAGGAGCCAGAGCAACCGCAACATCGGCGACATCATCACCACCATCATCACCGccatcaccaccaccatcaACGAGAAGATCAGGAGCACGACGGAGAAGAATAA
- the LOC108033659 gene encoding WD repeat domain phosphoinositide-interacting protein 2 gives MTTTYQMNFNQDFTSLSVLSPAGLRLYSIASQDKVEEIFAKDNTEQIRIVERLFNSSLVVLVTAQKPNCLKMLHFKKKQDICNCFYPSEILCVRMNRQRLIVCLAESIHIHDIRDMKILHSIENIAPNEQGLCALSLNSHLAFPVCQTSGELRIFNASKLRTGMTIRAHDTPLSALAFSPSGSLLATASERGTVIRVFCVKNGQRVQEFRRGVSCVRIASLVFSASGDFLCASSNTETVHVFKIDGRAVEAAELKAIADVAAKSDSSAKESVAATAAEEAPPVASWGGMFSKAVSSLLLPTQVSEVLAQDRSFATVQLAQGGLKHICALTRVQKELRLLIACEDGFLYVHEFLSDRGGACKLLSVHDLRGALTEDIIELQLSESVLRSQVKSTSPTVTTQPSLAMLKSCAASVLIENPDPMQDNSYAGILKGDQADAMSDSAKFRKLCDAIDTPTKLYDERQFPPVAIAAKD, from the exons CTCCCTCTCCGTGCTGAGTCCGGCTGGCCTGCGCCTGTACTCCATCGCCAGCCAGGACAAGGTGGAGGAGATCTTCGCCAAGGACAACACGGAGCAGATCCGGATAGTGGAGCGGCTGTTCAACAGCtcgctggtggtgctggtcACCGCCCAGAAGCCCAACTGCCTCAAGATGCTGCACTTCAAGAAGAAGCAGGACATCTGCAACTGCTTCTACCCCTCGGAGATCCTGTGCGTCCGCATGAACCGGCAGCGGCTGATCGTCTGCCTGGCGGAGAGCATACACATCCACGACATCCGCGACATGAAGATCCTGCACTCCATTGAGAACATCGCCCCCAATGAGCAGGGTCTGTGTGCCCTCTCCCTCAACTCCCACTTGGCCTTTCCCGTCTGCCAAACCAGCGGCGAGCTGCGCATCTTCAACGCCAGCAAGCTGCGCACGGGCATGACCATCCGGGCGCACGACACGCCCCTCTCCGCGCTGGCCTTCTCGCCCAGCGGCTCCCTGCTGGCCACCGCCTCCGAACGCGGCACTGTCATCCGGGTATTTTGCGTCAAGAATGGCCAGCGGGTGCAGGAGTTCCGGCGGGGTGTCAGCTGCGTCCGCATCGCCTCGCTGGTCTTCTCGGCCAGCGGCGACTTCCTGTGCGCCTCCTCCAACACGGAGACGGTCCATGTCTTCAAGATCGACGGACGGGCAGTGGAGGCGGCCGAGCTGAAGGCGATAG CGGATGTGGCGGCCAAGTCGGACAGCTCCGCCAAGGAATCAGTGGCAGCCACAGCAGCGGAGGAGGCCCCGCCTGTGGCCAGCTGGGGCGGCATGTTCTCCAAGGCAGTGTCCTCGTTGCTGCTGCCCACCCAAGTCAGCGAAGTGCTGGCTCAGGATCGATCCTTTGCCACGGTGCAGCTGGCCCAGGGTGGCCTGAAGCACATCTGCGCTCTGACCCGCGTCCAGAAGGAGCTGCGTCTGCTTATTGCCTGCGAGGATGGCTTCCTCTACGTCCACGAGTTCCTGTCGGATCGAGGCGGTGCCTGCAAACTGCTGTCTGTCCACGATCTGCGCGGAGCCCTGACAGAGGACATCATCGAGCTGCAGCTGAGCGAAAGCGTGCTGAGGTCACAGGTCAAGTCGACGAGTCCAACGGTTACGACGCAGCCCTCGCTGGCGATGCTCAAGAGCTGTGCGGCCAGTGTGCTCATCGAGAATCCGGATCCGATGCAGGACAACAGCTATGCGGGCATCCTCAAGGGAGACCAGGCAGATGCCATGTCAG ATTCTGCCAAATTTCGCAAGCTTTGCGATGCCATCGACACTCCAACGAAGCTCTACGATGAGCGACAGTTTCCGCCCGTGGCCATCGCCGCCAAGGATTGA